One part of the bacterium genome encodes these proteins:
- a CDS encoding cobyrinate a,c-diamide synthase has product MSTGGASSRFVVAAAHTGAGKTTVTFGLIAALRRRGLDVRPFKAGPDYIDPGFLSRAADRPARNLDGWLLDAATVRWAFDRHAGAASAVVEGMMGLFDGLTGSDDTASTAHLARLLDLPVVMVLDASRAARSVAAVARGCQVFDRRVRIAGWILNRVAGDTHRNWVADAVERATRLPVFGSLPEDPRLALPERYLGLVQAHEASSLGRLRARLAHEVERRFDLTRLLRITRAARGRAAAAAPRRLAPVLSAPAEGPRRGNRPVIAWARDDAFTFQYADNIELLEMLGARVAPWSPLADRRLPDGIGALVLGGGYPELFAPALADNHAALEAVRAFAQSGRPVYAECGGLMYLARGIAAEGAAPGRGRRLAGVVPVWARMRPRARVAYVRAQTLHDTVLAPRGTTVRGHEFHMSSLVPAPSAAEAAYRVADASGGPPRLDGWSRVGVLASYVHVNFLSDPRMAARLVAHASAEGSAAVAERIRR; this is encoded by the coding sequence CTGAGCACCGGCGGCGCGTCTTCGCGGTTCGTCGTCGCGGCCGCGCACACCGGCGCCGGCAAGACGACCGTCACGTTTGGCCTGATCGCCGCGCTGCGGCGGCGCGGCCTCGACGTGCGGCCCTTCAAGGCGGGTCCCGACTACATCGACCCGGGATTCCTTTCGCGCGCTGCGGACCGCCCGGCGCGCAACCTCGACGGGTGGCTGCTCGACGCCGCGACCGTGCGCTGGGCGTTCGACCGGCACGCCGGTGCGGCGTCCGCAGTCGTCGAAGGAATGATGGGCCTCTTCGACGGGCTGACGGGGTCCGACGACACGGCCAGCACCGCGCATCTCGCGCGGCTGCTCGATCTGCCGGTCGTGATGGTGCTCGACGCCTCTCGCGCGGCGCGCAGCGTCGCCGCCGTCGCGCGCGGCTGTCAGGTGTTCGATCGTCGCGTCCGGATCGCCGGATGGATCCTGAACCGCGTCGCCGGCGACACGCACCGGAACTGGGTTGCCGATGCGGTGGAGCGCGCGACCCGCCTGCCGGTTTTCGGATCGCTGCCCGAGGATCCGCGTCTCGCGCTCCCGGAGCGGTACCTCGGGCTGGTGCAGGCGCACGAGGCCTCGTCGCTCGGGCGGCTGCGGGCGCGCCTCGCGCATGAGGTCGAGCGGCGGTTCGACCTCACGCGGCTGCTGCGGATCACGCGCGCGGCCCGCGGCCGGGCGGCCGCCGCGGCGCCGCGGCGTCTGGCGCCGGTGTTGTCGGCTCCGGCGGAAGGGCCGCGAAGGGGAAACCGCCCCGTCATCGCGTGGGCACGCGATGACGCGTTTACCTTCCAGTACGCCGACAACATCGAGTTGCTGGAAATGCTCGGGGCGCGCGTCGCGCCCTGGAGCCCGCTGGCCGACCGCCGTCTGCCCGACGGGATCGGAGCGCTGGTGCTCGGAGGCGGCTATCCCGAGCTGTTCGCGCCGGCGCTGGCCGACAACCACGCCGCGCTCGAGGCCGTGCGCGCCTTCGCGCAGAGCGGCCGGCCGGTCTACGCGGAGTGCGGCGGGCTCATGTACCTCGCCCGCGGCATCGCGGCGGAGGGCGCCGCCCCGGGCCGCGGCCGGCGGCTGGCCGGGGTCGTCCCCGTCTGGGCCCGGATGCGTCCCCGCGCCCGCGTCGCCTACGTGCGGGCGCAGACTCTTCACGACACGGTCCTGGCCCCGCGCGGCACGACCGTGCGGGGGCACGAATTTCACATGTCGTCGCTCGTTCCGGCGCCCTCGGCGGCCGAGGCGGCGTACCGCGTGGCGGACGCGTCGGGCGGTCCGCCCCGCCTCGACGGCTGGTCGAGGGTCGGCGTGCTCGCGTCGTACGTGCACGTGAATTTTCTCAGCGATCCGCGCATGGCGGCTCGTCTTGTCGCGCACGCGTCGGCCGAGGGTTCCGCGGCGGTGGCGGAGCGAATTCGCAGGTAG